In the Telopea speciosissima isolate NSW1024214 ecotype Mountain lineage chromosome 2, Tspe_v1, whole genome shotgun sequence genome, one interval contains:
- the LOC122652970 gene encoding alpha-1,3-arabinosyltransferase XAT2-like: MALQVEDFPVEVLNKGGKTAYDTIFAKSFSQYEQKKFGYGALIGCFIITFSFFTILKPQLSSLPILNLRHSMNTVLPMQVKEDRSNSQHQMTTTKMSVLKGIAERKVKQEIIKPICNLLDPRSDSCEVKGEIRIHGNSSTIFAVSSQINSLEGNGSWAIRPYARKGDNIAMSHVKELSVKTLGGEGVPHCTVNYSVPAIVFSIGGYAGNYFHDFTDVLIPLFVTSYQFNREVQFLITDLRSYWIDKYQTILKQLSRFDVIDIDKDHDTVRCFPHMILGLKASKEFSIDPSKSPNGYSMTDFGQFLKRAYSLKKATAIKISDHINRKPRLLIISRKKTRSLANEGEIDEMARSLGYEVVVEEARSDVSMFAPVVNSFDVLMGVHGAGLTNLVFLPANAIVIQIVPLGLDWLSMDDFGKPVLDLNLRYLEYKVKKEESSLIQQYPLDHAVFGDSDSIWKQGWLHFRSIYLDKQDVKLDVGRFRSTLLEALELLHH, from the exons ATGGCTCTCCAAGTGGAAGACTTTCCAGTTGAAGTACTTAACAAAGGAGGAAAGACAGCTTATGACACCATATTCGCTAAAAGTTTCAGTCAGTATGAACAGAAAAAGTTTGGTTATGGAGCACTAATTGGTTGCTTCATTATCACATTCAGCTTCTTCACTATTCTAAAACCCCAACTGAGTTCCCTACCAATTT TGAATTTGAGGCATTCCATGAATACTGTTCTACCTATGCAAGTGAAGGAAGACAGAAGCAATTCTCAGCATCAAATGACTACAACAAAGATGTCTGTTTTAAAAG GAATTGCGGAGCGTAAAGTGAAACAAGAGATCATCAAACCAATCTGCAATCTTTTAGACCCAAGATCAGATTCATGTGAAGTCAAGGGAGAGATTAGAATTCATGGGAATTCCTCCACCATCTTTGCTGTTTCCTCTCAGATAAATTCATTGGAAGGAAATGGTTCATGGGCTATCAGACCTTATGCTAGAAAGGGGGATAATATAGCAATGAGCCATGTTAAGGAACTGTCAGTGAAAACATTAGGTGGTGAAGGAGTTCCTCATTGCACTGTAAATTATAGTGTTCCTGCCATTGTTTTCTCAATTGGAGGATATGCAGGAAACTACTTCCATGACTTCACCGATGTATTAATTCCTCTTTTTGTAACTTCTTATCAATTCAATAGGGAGGTTCAATTCCTCATAACTGATTTAAGATCTTATTGGATTGATAAGTACCAAACAATCCTGAAACAGCTCTCAAGGTTTGATGTAATTGACATTGATAAGGATCATGACACTGTTCGTTGCTTCCCACATATGATCTTGGGTCTTAAAGCTAGCAAGGAATTCAGTATTGACCCTTCAAAATCTCCTAATGGTTACTCCATGACAGATTTTGGACAGTTCTTAAAGAGGGCCTATTCATTGAAGAAGGCTACTGCCATCAAGATCAGTGATCATATAAATAGGAAGCCTCGGCTTCTGATCATATCGCGAAAGAAAACCCGATCATTAGCTAATGAAGGTGAAATAGATGAAATGGCAAGAAGCTTGGGGTATGAAGTAGTTGTAGAAGAGGCAAGATCAGATGTTTCAATGTTTGCACCTGTTGTGAACTCCTTTGATGTGTTAATGGGTGTTCATGGAGCTGGTCTCACTAACCTTGTCTTCCTTCCTGCCAATGCAATAGTTATCCAAATAGTACCTTTGGGACTGGATTGGTTGTCTATGGATGATTTTGGAAAGCCTGTTTTGGATCTGAATCTAAGGTATTTGGAGTATAAGGTAAAAAAAGAGGAGAGCTCCCTAATACAACAGTATCCACTTGATCATGCTGTCTTTGGGGATTCTGATTCAATATGGAAACAAGGATGGTTACACTTCAGGTCCATTTACCTGGACAAACAAGATGTGAAACTTGATGTGGGTAGGTTTAGATCTACATTGTTAGAAGCCCTTGAGCTTCTCCATCACTAG